The Parachlamydia acanthamoebae genome has a window encoding:
- a CDS encoding amino acid ABC transporter permease: MQTSIWHKISLFFQLSLAIVLLALLCYTIFYSQAYDWSSVWEYRELFLKGWLNTVYLSGICLILSLIIGCIAAFSKLSAIPFFRYLATGYIEFIRGTPLLVQILVFYYVVAHAVGLENRLIVGVLSLSLFSGAYIAEMIRAGIESISSTQLESARAICLTPFQTYRFIIFPQAVSQTLPPLAGQFASIIKDSSLLSIIGINELTNTAQQINSATYSTLESFFPLALGYLVLTLPISLLSKKLEERFRYET, translated from the coding sequence ATGCAGACTTCCATTTGGCATAAAATATCTTTATTTTTTCAACTTTCGCTAGCTATTGTTCTTTTGGCTCTTCTGTGCTACACGATTTTTTATTCTCAAGCCTATGACTGGTCATCGGTATGGGAATACCGAGAATTATTTCTTAAAGGATGGTTGAACACGGTCTATTTATCCGGAATTTGCTTGATTTTGAGTCTGATTATTGGCTGCATTGCAGCTTTTTCCAAGCTTTCTGCTATTCCATTTTTTCGTTACTTAGCGACTGGCTACATTGAATTTATTCGGGGCACTCCTTTATTAGTGCAAATTCTGGTTTTTTATTATGTGGTGGCTCATGCCGTGGGTCTAGAAAATCGCTTAATTGTTGGGGTTCTTTCCTTGTCATTGTTCAGTGGCGCTTATATTGCTGAAATGATCCGCGCGGGCATCGAAAGCATCAGCAGTACACAACTTGAATCCGCCAGAGCAATTTGCTTAACACCTTTTCAAACCTATCGTTTTATTATTTTTCCACAAGCTGTGAGCCAAACGCTTCCTCCTTTAGCAGGACAATTTGCTTCCATCATTAAAGATTCTTCCCTTCTATCAATCATTGGTATTAACGAATTAACCAACACAGCACAGCAAATCAATAGCGCCACTTATAGCACTTTGGAAAGCTTCTTTCCCCTCGCTCTTGGCTATCTGGTTTTGACTTTGCCAATATCTTTGTTGAGTAAAAAGTTAGAAGAAAGGTTCCGCTATGAAACTTGA
- a CDS encoding DUF2156 domain-containing protein encodes MTITEEAPPKIYIQNKIANLIKRLGHPPAVILLDSHCKTFTISEVEGFIGYRLERDCAVVISDPVCAEKDIPALTHAFQDYCTKQKLNVIYILVSEKFAHWAIQNVSQTLIQVAEELIVDPQIDPTKGRKGEKLRWKVNQARNQGIEILEYTDQNPHLENQLKEAANLWLQSRKGPQIYLGEVDLFSNREGTRWLYAKKDGTVIGVLMLKQIDLFQGWVLNFSMALPNAPTGTSEFLIVSTIEKLREEECHFFSLGAGPGTQLGEIVGLGRLTAFIVRHLFRMVDWIFHLQRRRIFFKKFMPKAFPSYVLFNSKIKINSLLALMRTMNVSYGKNKK; translated from the coding sequence TTGACTATTACAGAAGAAGCTCCTCCCAAAATTTATATTCAGAATAAAATTGCAAATCTAATAAAACGTTTAGGTCATCCACCTGCTGTTATTTTATTAGACTCACATTGTAAAACCTTTACGATTTCTGAAGTTGAAGGATTTATTGGATATCGACTCGAGCGTGATTGCGCCGTTGTAATTAGCGATCCCGTATGTGCAGAAAAAGATATCCCTGCTTTGACCCACGCTTTCCAAGACTACTGTACTAAACAAAAGCTAAATGTTATCTACATTCTTGTATCCGAGAAATTTGCACATTGGGCTATTCAAAATGTCAGCCAAACCTTGATTCAAGTTGCTGAAGAATTGATTGTCGACCCCCAAATTGACCCAACCAAAGGAAGAAAAGGGGAAAAACTACGCTGGAAAGTCAACCAAGCACGCAATCAAGGTATTGAAATTCTGGAGTATACAGATCAAAATCCCCATTTGGAAAATCAGCTAAAAGAGGCTGCTAATCTATGGCTGCAATCTAGAAAAGGTCCCCAAATCTACTTAGGAGAAGTGGATCTTTTCTCCAATCGAGAAGGAACCCGCTGGCTTTACGCAAAAAAAGATGGGACAGTTATCGGAGTTCTCATGCTCAAACAAATTGACCTCTTTCAAGGATGGGTCCTTAACTTTTCCATGGCATTGCCTAATGCGCCCACAGGAACAAGCGAATTCTTGATTGTCAGTACTATAGAAAAATTGCGCGAAGAAGAATGCCATTTTTTTTCTTTGGGTGCAGGTCCAGGGACGCAACTCGGAGAAATTGTCGGCTTAGGCCGTCTAACAGCCTTTATCGTACGTCATTTATTTAGAATGGTGGACTGGATTTTTCATCTGCAACGACGCAGGATCTTCTTTAAAAAATTTATGCCTAAAGCATTTCCATCCTATGTTTTGTTTAATTCTAAAATAAAAATAAATTCTCTCTTGGCCCTTATGCGAACGATGAATGTTTCCTACGGGAAAAATAAAAAATAA
- a CDS encoding amino acid ABC transporter ATP-binding protein yields MKLEITQLEKAYNKQKVLKNINLSIPEAQSLALLGPSGSGKSTLLRILAGLESPTCGLVNFDGVPLIFEEKQLRQHRLKLGILFQSWNLFPHLTALENISLPLYRVHGYSKEDADSQAMTLLNRFELAKHAHKKPAELSGGQCQRVAIIRAIAIQPSMLLFDEPTSALDPLMTSEVLDLIVELKKEGKQFIIVTHHISFARKICDWILFLSEGKVLDSKPTSQFFDHPASPEIQYYLEQVLKY; encoded by the coding sequence ATGAAACTTGAAATTACGCAATTAGAGAAGGCCTATAACAAGCAAAAGGTTCTGAAAAACATCAACTTGTCTATTCCGGAAGCTCAATCGCTCGCTCTACTAGGTCCTTCTGGCAGTGGGAAATCAACCCTTTTGCGTATATTAGCCGGTCTTGAGTCTCCTACTTGTGGCCTCGTTAACTTTGATGGCGTTCCTTTAATCTTCGAAGAAAAACAGCTGCGTCAGCACCGCTTAAAATTAGGCATTTTGTTTCAATCTTGGAATTTGTTTCCCCATTTAACCGCTTTAGAAAACATTTCTCTCCCTCTTTATCGCGTACATGGCTATTCCAAAGAAGATGCCGACTCACAGGCTATGACGCTTCTCAATCGCTTCGAATTGGCAAAGCACGCGCATAAAAAGCCAGCCGAGCTTTCGGGTGGCCAATGTCAAAGAGTCGCGATTATTCGCGCAATTGCCATTCAACCCAGTATGCTGCTCTTTGATGAGCCAACCTCTGCATTAGATCCCCTCATGACTTCTGAGGTCTTAGATTTAATTGTTGAACTAAAAAAAGAGGGAAAGCAATTTATCATTGTCACACATCACATTAGCTTTGCCCGTAAAATTTGTGATTGGATTCTTTTTCTTTCGGAAGGAAAGGTTTTGGATTCAAAACCTACCTCCCAATTTTTTGACCATCCAGCTTCTCCAGAAATTCAATACTACTTGGAACAAGTCCTTAAATATTAA
- a CDS encoding MATE family efflux transporter, which yields MDLTKGEVPSLVRKIAIPAALGFFFNTMFNVVDTYFAGWVSTQALAALSLSFPVFFIILAFVQGISTGSAALISNALGAKNEAQAERISAQVLSFAAMCYCFLVVIGLYVDSSLFQLMGAEGEYLEMAVAYMDIIFIGSFFFIVLYAANSILLARGNTKVLRNYLILGCFINAVLDPWFLFGGYGIPAMGLKGIAVATVFTMMLGFFYVLYEVIQSGYFHVCCWRDFIPKRDVFFAIAEQSFPAALNMMTIGIGIFIMTYFIKDFGHEAVAAYGIGIRIEQITLLPTIGLTVASLSIVGQNNGAGMIDRIRETVHVSIKYGALIVFVGCVLMSIFPEPLFKIFSNDPKVIQIGSTYLRIAALISAAYMLLGIYISALQGMKKPFFPFLVGCIRQIILPCLVYYSMTQVLHLGLLSIWWSCFTITWLGALITVFYTRWVIKQKTQKFNI from the coding sequence ATGGATTTGACAAAAGGGGAAGTGCCTTCATTGGTGCGAAAAATTGCAATTCCCGCAGCTTTAGGCTTTTTTTTTAATACGATGTTTAATGTCGTAGATACTTATTTTGCAGGATGGGTTTCTACGCAGGCTTTAGCAGCCTTATCGTTAAGTTTCCCTGTTTTTTTCATTATTTTAGCTTTTGTACAAGGAATTTCAACAGGATCTGCCGCTTTGATTTCAAATGCTTTAGGAGCCAAAAATGAAGCACAGGCAGAAAGAATTTCTGCACAAGTTTTGAGTTTTGCAGCCATGTGTTACTGTTTCCTTGTTGTCATCGGATTGTATGTTGATTCCTCCCTTTTCCAACTGATGGGAGCTGAAGGAGAATATCTAGAAATGGCTGTGGCTTATATGGATATTATTTTTATCGGATCATTTTTCTTTATTGTTCTTTATGCCGCGAACTCCATTTTATTGGCACGCGGAAATACTAAGGTTTTACGCAACTATCTGATTTTAGGATGTTTTATTAATGCGGTCTTGGACCCATGGTTTTTATTTGGAGGCTACGGCATCCCTGCAATGGGATTAAAAGGGATTGCAGTTGCGACTGTTTTTACGATGATGCTTGGCTTTTTTTATGTGCTTTACGAAGTGATCCAAAGTGGATATTTTCATGTGTGCTGTTGGAGAGATTTTATCCCCAAGCGCGATGTTTTTTTTGCTATTGCTGAACAAAGTTTTCCTGCCGCGCTCAACATGATGACAATTGGGATCGGGATTTTTATCATGACCTATTTTATTAAAGACTTTGGACATGAAGCCGTGGCTGCTTATGGAATTGGCATTCGGATAGAACAGATTACCCTTCTTCCTACTATTGGACTCACGGTGGCATCTCTTTCTATTGTTGGGCAAAACAATGGGGCTGGGATGATTGATCGCATTAGGGAAACCGTGCATGTTTCCATTAAATATGGTGCCCTCATTGTTTTTGTGGGATGTGTATTGATGAGTATCTTTCCGGAGCCGTTATTCAAGATTTTTTCTAATGACCCAAAAGTCATTCAAATAGGGTCAACATACCTGCGGATTGCGGCTTTGATTTCTGCCGCCTATATGTTGCTAGGGATTTATATTTCTGCTTTGCAAGGTATGAAAAAGCCCTTTTTCCCTTTTTTAGTGGGATGTATAAGGCAAATTATCTTGCCATGCCTGGTTTATTACTCGATGACACAGGTCTTGCATTTAGGCTTGTTAAGCATTTGGTGGAGTTGTTTTACCATTACCTGGTTGGGAGCCCTGATTACCGTGTTTTATACGCGTTGGGTTATTAAGCAAAAAACTCAAAAATTTAATATTTAA